Sequence from the Bacillota bacterium genome:
GCCGTAGATCGCCGAAGGCGAAGCGGAGAAGGGTGTTGACGGCCTCCGACCCGTACCCGCGGCCGCGATGGCTGGCCGGGCCGATGCCCACTCCCATTCCCGCATGCCCGTCCTTGTATGAGATCCGTTGCAGGCCGATGGTCCCGATGAGCTTGTGGTCCTCGGTCTGGATGCCGAAGGTGTAGCTGGTCCCGTCGGCCTCGGCGGCGACCTGGCTCCCGATCCACTCCTGCTCGGCCTGGAGGGAATACGGGAAGCTGATGTCCCGCAGGTAGCGGCAGAACTCGGGGTCGTTGATCCAGGTCTGGGCGATGGCCGCATCCCCCGGTTCCAGGGCGCGCAGGGTCACTCTCTCTCCGACGAGGTTGGGCACGTGGTCCTCCTCCCACCTGAGTGAGTCCGTCGGGGCGGTCGAATGGGGCGAAGCGGGCGGGACGAGTGGGCGGGCAGCCCTTTACAGGATGCCCCAGAACGGCCAGCCCTAGCCAATGGCCAGCTAGACGCGGTGGCGCTCCTTCAATTGCAGCTTGAACCGGGGATCATAGCGGGGTGAGCAACGCCCGCAAGACCATTGACCGGCTCGTCTCTTGACGAAGCGGCGACCGCAGGACGGGCATTCATAGACGTAGCGCCACTGGCTGCGCCGCTTGGGGGCGAAGGGCCGGCAGTAGGTGAAGTCTCGCAGCCCTTCCGGGGGGACGCCGCACCTCTTGGCCTGGGCCT
This genomic interval carries:
- a CDS encoding GNAT family protein, translated to MPNLVGERVTLRALEPGDAAIAQTWINDPEFCRYLRDISFPYSLQAEQEWIGSQVAAEADGTSYTFGIQTEDHKLIGTIGLQRISYKDGHAGMGVGIGPASHRGRGYGSEAVNTLLRFAFGDLRLHKIWLEVDAGNTKAVRCYGSIGFKHEGVMRDHTYRDGRHRDYYMMSILDREFKGWPGGKARPARKAKPGNRVVAGLRAGTAARTRAPGGKAASNGRKSSGNKPSSARSARKRSAP